One window from the genome of Desulforamulus ruminis DSM 2154 encodes:
- the malQ gene encoding 4-alpha-glucanotransferase: MIFDRESGILLHPSSLPAKYGIGDLGEEAYDFIDFLQGAKQRLWQILPLNPPGYGESPFQCYSAFAGNPLLISPDRLWAAGLLLKDDLQEVPEFCESRVQFALVREYKERLLRKAYQNFKRKKKDSGYEEFIFEASWLKDFTLFMALKNYFKGLPWNQWESSIALREERAMAHYRTLLAEEIAYHGFVQFIFFTQWLNLKKYANSREIKIIGDLPIFVSYDSSDAWAHPRLFELDEQGNPAKVAGVPPDYFSETGQLWGNPLYRWEEMEKDGYRWWRERFNSLLKTVDIVRLDHFRGFEAYWEIAAGQPTAVQGRWVKGPGEKFFRTMMKHLGDMPVIAEDLGLITPEVYELKDQFHFPGMKVLQFHLHSSEKELYLPHHYESNTVVYTGTHDNDTTLGWYKGLLLEDPQEAAFLHQYLKEYLDGVTTFPENICWQMIEVAFSTAANTVIIPLQDILCLDSDARMNFPGTVGGNWEWRLRPGSLTPELQERLARLSVLYNRNNGTQI, encoded by the coding sequence ATGATATTTGACCGGGAAAGCGGTATCTTACTTCATCCAAGCTCATTGCCGGCAAAGTACGGCATCGGCGACCTGGGTGAGGAGGCCTATGACTTTATTGATTTTTTACAAGGGGCCAAACAAAGACTATGGCAAATCCTGCCCTTAAACCCGCCGGGTTATGGCGAATCCCCCTTTCAATGCTACTCGGCCTTTGCCGGCAATCCCCTGTTGATCAGCCCGGACCGCTTATGGGCCGCAGGGCTTCTTTTAAAGGACGATTTACAGGAAGTGCCGGAGTTTTGCGAAAGCCGGGTTCAGTTTGCACTTGTTAGGGAATACAAAGAAAGGCTTTTGAGAAAGGCTTACCAAAATTTTAAAAGAAAAAAGAAAGATTCTGGTTATGAAGAATTTATTTTTGAGGCTTCTTGGTTAAAAGATTTTACCCTTTTTATGGCCTTAAAAAATTATTTCAAGGGATTACCCTGGAATCAATGGGAATCGTCCATCGCTCTGAGAGAAGAAAGGGCCATGGCCCATTACCGCACTTTGCTGGCGGAGGAAATAGCCTACCATGGCTTTGTCCAATTTATTTTCTTCACCCAATGGCTGAATCTTAAGAAATATGCCAACAGCAGGGAAATTAAAATCATTGGCGATCTGCCCATCTTTGTTTCCTATGACAGCAGCGACGCCTGGGCCCATCCCCGTCTCTTTGAATTGGATGAACAGGGCAATCCGGCCAAGGTGGCCGGGGTGCCTCCGGATTATTTCAGCGAAACCGGCCAGTTATGGGGAAACCCTTTGTACCGCTGGGAGGAGATGGAGAAAGACGGCTACCGCTGGTGGCGGGAACGTTTCAACAGTCTGTTAAAAACCGTTGATATCGTACGGCTTGACCATTTCAGGGGCTTTGAAGCCTACTGGGAGATTGCGGCCGGGCAGCCAACCGCCGTTCAGGGCCGGTGGGTGAAGGGACCCGGAGAGAAATTTTTTAGAACCATGATGAAGCATTTGGGAGATATGCCGGTCATTGCCGAGGACCTGGGATTGATTACCCCGGAAGTCTATGAATTAAAGGATCAATTTCATTTTCCCGGCATGAAGGTGCTGCAATTTCATCTGCACAGCAGTGAAAAGGAACTGTATTTACCACACCATTATGAGTCAAACACCGTAGTTTATACAGGCACCCACGACAATGACACCACCCTGGGCTGGTACAAAGGGCTCCTGCTGGAGGACCCCCAGGAGGCGGCCTTTCTGCATCAATATTTAAAGGAATATCTTGACGGGGTGACAACATTCCCGGAGAATATTTGCTGGCAAATGATTGAAGTGGCCTTTAGCACCGCTGCCAATACCGTCATCATTCCTCTACAGGATATTTTGTGCCTGGACAGCGATGCCCGCATGAATTTCCCCGGAACAGTGGGAGGGAACTGGGAGTGGAGGCTGCGTCCGGGGAGTCTGACCCCGGAGCTGCAGGAGAGGTTAGCCCGTTTGTCGGTGCTTTATAACAGAAACAATGGAACGCAGATTTAA